GGTCACCACGCCGCCCTGCGGCGTGCCGTCCACGGTGTGCCAGGCGACGCGCTCGTCGGGGTGCTGCTCGGTGATCTCGGCGTCGAACTCCCTGGTCACGCCGCCGATCTTGGTGACCCAGTGGGTCTTGGTGGGCGTGACCTGCGTGATGCGCTCGACACCCTCCATGAACCGCGGGAACGACTCGAACTGCGTCCACTGGTTGTACGCGGTCGTGACCGGGACCGCGACGTCAACCGACTTCTCGATCGTCGTCACTGCTTGCAACCTCTCCTCGGGGATCGAGTTCACACTTGGGCTACCCATCCGCCCGGTTCCCACACCTCCCCGTGCGGGGGGTGACTGTGAGTAGCGTTTCTCCCGAACGCGTTTGCTTCGGGATTTGCGGGCTAAATCTCCAATGTGGACCAGTACCCCGACGCGGTCCTGTTCGACCGCGACGGCACGCTCATCAGGGACGTGCCCTACAACGGCGACCCCACCAGGGTCGAGCCGATGCCCGGTGCGCGGGAATTCGTGCACGCGCTGCGGGCCCGGGGTGTGCGCACGGGCGTGGTGACCAACCAGTCCGGCATCGGTCGCGGCCTGCTCACGCGGGAGCAGGTGGACGCGGTCAACGCCCGGGTGGAGGAGCTGCTCGGCCGGTTCGACACCTGGCGGATCTGCCCGCACCACCCCGATGACGGCTGCGCGTGCCGCAAGCCCGCGCCCGGCATGGTCCTCGAAGCGTGCGCGCGGCTCGGGGCGCGCCCCGAGCGCACCTACTTCATCGGTGACATCGAGGCCGACGTCGAGGCCGGTCTCGCCGCGGGCGTCACGCCGATCCTCGTGCCCACGCCGGTGACCTTGCAGGACGAGGTCGAGCGCGCCCCGCTGACGGCCCCCGACCTCGAAGCGGTGCGGGCGATGGTCCTATGAGGACGATCGTGGCCCGGCTGGACAGCGACGGCGACGTGCTGCTCGCCGGCCCGGCGGTCCGCGCGGCCGCGCACGCGGGGGAGGTCGTGCTGCTGTGCGGGCACGGCGGCGCGCAGGCCGCCGAGCTGCTGCCCGGCGTGACCAG
This portion of the Saccharothrix syringae genome encodes:
- a CDS encoding SRPBCC family protein, which produces MTTIEKSVDVAVPVTTAYNQWTQFESFPRFMEGVERITQVTPTKTHWVTKIGGVTREFDAEITEQHPDERVAWHTVDGTPQGGVVTFHRIDDRTTRVHVQMQYDPQTLTEKAGAALGVVDHRVKGDLERFKEFIEGRGIEEGGWRGDVQRPPQAGETRHDLPDGGRPGDPLR
- a CDS encoding D-glycero-alpha-D-manno-heptose-1,7-bisphosphate 7-phosphatase, translated to MDQYPDAVLFDRDGTLIRDVPYNGDPTRVEPMPGAREFVHALRARGVRTGVVTNQSGIGRGLLTREQVDAVNARVEELLGRFDTWRICPHHPDDGCACRKPAPGMVLEACARLGARPERTYFIGDIEADVEAGLAAGVTPILVPTPVTLQDEVERAPLTAPDLEAVRAMVL